One window of the Synechococcus sp. CC9311 genome contains the following:
- a CDS encoding Fur family transcriptional regulator — protein MASLPVPVEGPLERGLHLDGRRLTPQRRLILDLFEQIGGGTHLSAEDVHRLLVDSKARVSLATIYRTLRLLVEMGFLQELELSDGGRRFELASDDHGDHHHLICVRCGRTEEFESTSVLEAGREAAKRFNFELIESSLTVRAVCPNCL, from the coding sequence ATGGCTTCATTGCCAGTTCCGGTTGAAGGGCCCCTCGAGCGTGGATTGCATCTGGATGGCAGGCGCTTAACGCCACAGCGTCGGCTGATTCTCGACCTGTTCGAGCAGATCGGTGGAGGCACTCACCTCAGTGCTGAGGATGTCCATCGTTTGCTGGTGGATTCAAAGGCAAGAGTCTCATTGGCCACGATTTACCGAACCCTGAGACTGCTGGTTGAGATGGGGTTTCTGCAGGAGCTTGAACTCAGTGACGGAGGTCGTCGGTTTGAGCTCGCAAGCGATGATCATGGCGATCACCACCATTTGATTTGCGTTCGTTGCGGACGCACTGAAGAATTTGAAAGCACCTCGGTTCTTGAGGCTGGCCGCGAAGCAGCCAAGCGTTTCAATTTTGAACTGATCGAATCAAGTTTGACCGTTCGAGCTGTGTGTCCTAACTGCCTTTAA
- a CDS encoding DUF3598 family protein: MNDLRNTLILHNSGVWQGCFVRLDHTGQEQERFSTSLDVKEADGIIQTCLTYKESGRQQSMNFASLPPSMQVTQTGHWSTGPSSITPWNWVAEVCVGNQQQRRRIIVRHGVSGLDRVIYVVEAKHGIVQQNPPQPLQCQSTSFGSLLIWNPEPGVELFLDPRDRQQGDITGCGIRWCDHNGTTHQILRQYNTAGALCPLSDSWIMPSN, translated from the coding sequence ATGAACGACCTTCGTAATACATTAATTTTGCACAATAGCGGAGTTTGGCAGGGATGCTTCGTCAGGCTGGATCACACTGGACAAGAACAGGAACGCTTTTCCACTTCCCTTGATGTGAAGGAGGCTGATGGAATCATTCAAACCTGTTTGACCTACAAAGAAAGTGGACGTCAACAGTCGATGAACTTCGCATCGTTACCTCCATCGATGCAGGTCACACAGACAGGGCACTGGTCAACAGGTCCAAGCTCCATCACACCATGGAACTGGGTTGCAGAGGTCTGCGTCGGCAATCAACAACAACGGCGTCGAATAATCGTTCGCCACGGTGTGAGTGGACTTGATCGTGTCATTTATGTTGTAGAAGCCAAACACGGCATAGTACAACAAAACCCACCACAACCACTGCAATGCCAATCAACATCCTTTGGATCGCTACTGATATGGAACCCAGAACCAGGCGTTGAATTATTTCTTGATCCCAGAGATCGACAGCAAGGAGACATTACAGGCTGCGGAATTCGCTGGTGCGATCACAACGGAACCACCCATCAAATTTTGCGTCAATACAACACAGCAGGTGCTCTTTGTCCTTTATCAGACAGTTGGATTATGCCATCCAATTGA
- a CDS encoding glutathione S-transferase family protein — translation MAITLYGGPQTRASMPRWYMEEMGIPYDLVEVSLAEGQNLNEDFLSINPFGKLPAMKDDSVLDSNGNPLVLFESGAILLHLAEHHGDEIRQPGDRSLISQWTHFANSTLAFAIFVPDQKLKILPRLLTEINSEITKGYLINNKWGAADCAITSYLAYIKLFFPSEDLSAYPAVNTLIQATRERPAYKKVMGLK, via the coding sequence GTGGCAATCACCCTTTACGGCGGTCCCCAAACACGAGCATCCATGCCTCGTTGGTACATGGAAGAGATGGGAATTCCCTACGATCTTGTGGAAGTATCGTTAGCTGAGGGTCAAAATCTTAATGAGGACTTCCTATCGATTAATCCGTTCGGAAAACTTCCAGCAATGAAGGATGATTCCGTTCTTGATTCCAATGGTAATCCACTCGTTTTATTTGAATCAGGTGCCATCCTGTTGCATTTAGCAGAGCATCACGGAGATGAGATTAGGCAACCTGGCGATCGCTCATTAATCAGCCAGTGGACACATTTTGCAAATTCAACATTAGCCTTTGCAATTTTCGTTCCTGATCAAAAGCTAAAAATCTTACCGCGACTTCTTACTGAAATTAATTCAGAAATTACAAAAGGATATTTGATCAACAACAAGTGGGGCGCTGCCGATTGCGCCATTACATCTTACTTAGCATACATCAAACTATTCTTTCCTAGTGAGGACCTTAGTGCATACCCTGCAGTCAATACTTTGATCCAAGCCACTCGCGAACGACCTGCCTATAAAAAAGTGATGGGACTCAAATAG
- a CDS encoding cell division protein SepF codes for MWRAEGSVNLVSMDLSGVSGFNEIIVLTPRGFEEGLDAVMAVREQRTVLLNLSEMEENLAQRTADFVSGGVYALQGQERRVGERVLLFAPASVDIDQLS; via the coding sequence TTGTGGCGAGCAGAAGGTTCCGTCAATCTGGTGAGTATGGACCTTTCTGGCGTCTCAGGCTTTAACGAAATTATTGTTCTCACACCTCGCGGATTCGAGGAGGGGTTGGATGCGGTGATGGCTGTACGTGAACAACGCACTGTTCTGCTCAATCTCTCGGAGATGGAAGAAAACCTCGCTCAGCGAACTGCTGACTTCGTTTCTGGTGGTGTCTATGCCCTTCAGGGGCAAGAGCGTCGAGTTGGAGAGAGGGTGTTGTTATTCGCGCCGGCCTCTGTTGATATTGATCAGCTCAGTTGA
- a CDS encoding SDR family NAD(P)-dependent oxidoreductase: MQSGSIETPQRILITGGSSGIGLEASKRLIRKGHQLTLLCRTEERCLETIKTLSANKAEQITAEGLSINLEDLHSVETGCRTLLQEDEPIDTLILNAGIQNVGIKEPQFTKQAIEETFCVNHLAHQHIVMRLLPLLLKSKKPRLVITSSEVHNPASGGGRVGKPATLGSLDGLRQHKQFAMINGETIFDADKAYKDSKLCNILMARHLANKLKKSGKEIPVITWSPGLVIPKGSGGFFRTSRQQNPIGLALFAFVARDLLRLTETLEKAGALLADLTNRDNYEKNGFQYISNQLISPGRHIFKEIETSQEGKNEQIGEELWTLSKNLIHQKLLKAP; the protein is encoded by the coding sequence TTGCAGTCAGGATCAATCGAGACTCCACAACGAATCCTGATCACAGGAGGAAGTTCTGGAATCGGACTCGAAGCAAGCAAGCGGTTAATTCGAAAAGGGCATCAGCTCACACTCCTTTGCCGCACAGAAGAGCGTTGTCTGGAAACAATTAAGACTCTCTCAGCCAATAAAGCGGAGCAGATAACAGCAGAGGGACTATCAATCAACCTTGAAGATCTTCACAGCGTTGAAACGGGTTGCCGCACACTCCTTCAAGAAGATGAGCCAATCGACACCCTCATTTTAAATGCAGGGATTCAAAATGTAGGGATTAAAGAACCACAATTCACCAAACAAGCAATAGAAGAAACATTCTGCGTAAATCACCTCGCTCATCAACACATTGTCATGCGTTTGCTGCCATTATTACTCAAAAGCAAGAAGCCACGACTTGTGATCACGAGCTCTGAAGTGCACAACCCGGCGAGCGGAGGAGGACGGGTTGGCAAACCAGCCACACTTGGATCTCTTGACGGATTAAGACAACACAAACAGTTCGCAATGATTAATGGTGAAACTATTTTTGACGCTGATAAAGCCTACAAAGACAGCAAGCTGTGCAACATCCTGATGGCACGACACCTTGCCAACAAACTCAAGAAAAGTGGCAAAGAGATACCAGTCATCACATGGAGCCCAGGACTGGTAATTCCCAAAGGCAGCGGAGGATTTTTCCGAACTAGTCGTCAACAAAACCCCATTGGTTTAGCTCTCTTCGCCTTCGTTGCGAGAGATTTACTAAGACTGACAGAGACGCTGGAAAAAGCAGGAGCACTACTTGCAGATCTAACCAATAGAGACAACTACGAAAAGAATGGATTCCAATACATCAGCAATCAACTAATCAGCCCTGGACGCCATATTTTCAAAGAAATTGAAACAAGTCAGGAAGGAAAGAATGAACAAATTGGCGAAGAGTTGTGGACACTCAGCAAAAATCTGATCCATCAAAAATTACTTAAAGCCCCCTAA